GGACGCGCTGCCATTTTTCGATATGATAATTTTTTGCTCTGGTTTTTACGAAGCTTTCCGATACAAATTCTGTCTGATTTTTGCTGGCTATCGCCGGCACGACGATGTCGGTGGACATTCCCGATGTAACAACCGCTTCTCTCAGCACTCTTTTGCCAAGAATTCCCATGAAATCAATGATTTGCTGGCGCGCATCTTTCAGCGCATCCTGTCTGGCGTCGCCTTCCATTTCAAAATCATGGGAAATTCCCACGAAGGCTTTGAGATTTTTGGTATCTTTTTTCGCTGGATTACTCACCCAGTCGGGCTGTTTTTTTCCTGTGAGCTGAATTTCCATGCCTGGCACCAATTTCTGTTTTGATGCGCATCCGAAAAGTAAAAATGAAGTAATGATAGTGAAGAGTGCGAAAATGAGCAACCGTTTCATTGGATTCCTCCTCTTTCAGCTTTTGATTAATAAAATTGGGCTCCTGAAAATTATTGCCTTTGTGACTGACTTGTTGGAGTTTACCAGTCAAAATCCATCTGATTGACTAATTCTTCTGCTTTCTGGATGAGCTTTTTATTTTTCTCATCTGTTTCTTTTTGGTTCTTCATTGCTAAAATTTTCTGCGCTGAAATTTTCGCCAAATTTCTTGGATAAAGCAGCAGTACATAGGCTTTGTAGTAATGCTTTTTTGTGCCGCCGACCATTTTTTCGTATTTCTCGATGTAGAATTGATCAACTTCCCCCTGGAAAACACCTTCAGTAGAAAGGTCGGTCAAATCTTTTTTGACAGCGCCCTCTTGAACAATTTCCGCGGCCGTTGCCTCTGAGTGCAAACCTTCTTTAATTTTTCGGGAAATGGTGGACGAAATCAACGTAATCGCCTGTTTTTGCGCCTGCAAAATGGCGTCACTGCGCGCGGATGATTCCATAGCGTAATTTTTGGAAACGCCGACCACAGCGCGTTTTTCTTTCGTGTTTTTGATTTTGTAATTGTTGACCCATTCCGGCGGATTTCCTTTTGTCAACTGGCGTTCTTCGCCTTCTGTCAGCATTTTTTGAGAACCACAAGACATGAGAAATAATTGCAGCAAGAACGAAATGACCAAAATGAATGCCATTTTGTTTTTCATTGATCGCCCCTCCAAATTTTAGGTGAGATGTGTGAGGTTTTAGAATAATAATAGTAAAATGTTACTAAAATTAATGAAGATGTTACAATATAAAAAGAAAAAATGATTTTGTCAAGATTAAAATTAGAAAAATAGTATTTAGGGTTAAATTAAAAAATATGGATTATGATATGGTGGGGAATATTAATAGTTAAAAAAACGATAACTATTTGAAAAATAGTAAATAAATTGACGGGGATGACGTTAACAAGTGTAAGGATAGCGAATAAGGGCAAAAAAAACCAGGCCTTTCACAAAGGCCTGGTTTCAGGTATCTGCGGTTTTATTTTACTACGCTTTCAGAAAATTTCGCAATACCGTGTGCAAAATCCCGCCGTTTCTGTAGTAATCCACTTCAACGGGCGTATCCAGTCGACAAATGGCGGAGATTGACTTTTTGGCTCCGTGGTCGCCGACAAAATCGATTGTCACTTCCTGTCCTGCTTGCAGATTGTCATCAATGTGGACAGTCATGGTTTCGGAGCCGGTGAGTCCAATAGACTGGTAACTTTCTCCGGGCTTAAACTGCAGCGGCAGTACGCCCATGCCGACCAGGTTGCTGCGGTGAATTCTTTCAAAGCTTTCAGCGAGAACCGCTCTTATTCCTAAAAGAATTGTCCCTTTCGCTGCCCAGTCGCGGCTGGAGCCGGTGCCGTATTCTTTGCCCGCGAGCACCATCAGCGGCGTGTTGGTCTGTTTGTATTTTTCCGCTGCTTCGAAAATCGTCATCACTTCATTGCTGGGCAAATAGGTTGTCCAGCCACCTTCTGTCCCCGGTGCCAGTTGATTTTTCAGCCGAATATTTGCAAAAGTGCCGCGCGTCATCACGCGGTCATTTCCTCGCCGCGAGCCGTAGCTGTTGAAATTTTTAGGCTCAACGCCGTGTTCGATCAAATATTTCCCGGCAGGGCTTTGGGGATCGATATTTCCCGCCGGAGAAATGTGGTCTGTAGTGACACTGTCCGCCACTTTGACCAGCACTTTCATGTTTTCAATCGGTTTAATGGGTTCAGTTTCTGGCGAAAAATTCAGGAAAAATGGCGGTTCCTGAATGTAAGTTGACTCGGGATTCCAATTGTAGAGAGCGCTTTCTGTCGTCGGGATGGAATTCCACATTTCGTTGCTTTTTTCGACGCCGTTGTATTCTTTTTTGAATAAATCCGGATTTTGCGCTCGGTCAATCAATTCATCGATTTCCTCTTTGGTAGGCCAGATATCTTTCAAATAAACCGGATTCCCGTTTTCATCTTTGCCCAGCGCTTCAGTCGTAAGATCAATTTCCATTTTTCCGGCCAACGCATAAGCGACAACCAACATGGGCGAAGCAAGATAGTTTGCTTTTACCTGGCGATGAATTCTGCCCTCGAAATTTCGATTGCCGCTGAGCACGCCAGCTACAACAAAATCAAATTTATCAATTGCCTGGGACACTTCTTCGGGCAGAGGCCCGCTGTTGCCAATACACGTGGTGCAGCCGTAACCCACAGTGTAAAATCCTAATTTTTCCAAATAAGGCGTCAGACCTGCGTCGTTCAGGTAGTCGGTGGCAACTCTGGAGCCCGGCGCGAGACTGGTTTTGACGTGTGGTTGCACGCTAAGTCCGCGTTCGACAGCTTTTTTTGCTAACAAGCCAGCGCCAATCAAAACTGACGGATTGCTCGTGTTGGTGCAACTGGTGATAGCGGCAATTACGACAGAACCGTGCTGTAGTTCATCTTCTTTGCTATTCATGGAAATGGTCGTTTTTTTGTTTAATTCACTGTCAGGCAAAGCAAAACCGCGTTTGTCAACTGGCGTTTGCAAAATCTCATGAAAAGCTTGTTTCGCTTGTGCCAGAGGAATTCTGTCTTGTGGTCGCTTGGGGCCGGCGATGCAAGGCTCCACTTCTCCCAGATCCATTTCCAGCGTCACGCTGTAAACTGGATCGGGTGTGTTTTTGGTTCGGAACAGCCCTTGTTCTTTGCTGTAAGCTTCCACCAAGCGAATCAGAGATTGCGGTCTGTTCGTATTGCGCATGTAGCGCAGTGTCTCTTCGTCCACAGGGAAAAATCCGATCGTGGCGCCGTATTCAGGCGACATGTTGGAAATCATCGCGCGATCAGCTACCGCCATTTTGCTGATTCCCGGGCCAAAATATTCCACAAATTTTCCCACGACGCCATGTTCGCGAAGTTTCTGCACCACAGTGAGCGTGATGTCTGTGGCTGTAACGCCGGGTTGAGGTTCGCCGTACAATTTGAAACCGACGACGTCGGGAATGAGCATGTAAATCGGCTGCCCCAGCATGACTGCTTCCGCCTCGATTCCGCCGACGCCCCAGCCGACGACACCGAGACCGTTAATCATCGGCGTGTGGCTGTCCGTGCCGATGACTGTGTCGGGAAATGCCACGACGAGACCATTTTCCTGTTTGATTTGCACGACTTTTGCCAGATATTCCAGGTTAACCTGATGAATAATCCCGCTTGACGGCGGAATAACGCGGAAATTTTTAAACGCCTGTTGTCCCCAGTGGAGAAATTCGTACCTTTCGCGATTGCGTTTAAATTCAATTTCCGAATTTCGCAAAAGCGCCTTTGGATGGCCATATTCGTCAACTTGCACTGAATGATCCACGACAAGATCGACCGGAACGATAGGATTAATTTTTTGCGGATCGCCGCCGGCACGCGCCATTGCTGAACGGAGAGCTGCTAAATCCACGACTGCCGGAACTCCGGTAAAATCCTGCATGATCACGCGGGCAGGTTTGTACGGAATTTCTGAGCGTGCTTCTGATACCGGCTGCCAATTAGCCAAAGCTTTCACATGATCCGACGTCACTACGTATTCATCACAATTTCTCAACAGGTTTTCTAAAATGATCTTAATTGAAAAAGGAAGCCGATTGATGGCGCCGATGCCGTCTTGCTCTAATTTCGCCAGACTGAAATAAGAAAAATTTCCGTCCTGGGTTCGCAAATCGGAACGCGCCTGAAATACATCCGTGTTCTTTTGTGTGGCCATATTCTCCTCATATTTTTTATTGAAAAATAATATTGAGATAAATTTATTAAATAGAGCCTTAAAATGAAGTTGATTATCAAATATTTATGCGAATGACCAGTTAAAATTGAACATAAGTCGCTAATTTATTGTTTTTAAAAGGCTGACGCCTTAACTCCACTCCAATTTAGGAATTTTTAGGAATTAAGCCGTAAGGCTTTTATTATTTTCATTGCTATTTTACTTAAAATTTTCCAACTGGTCATTCATATTATTTGTTTCAATGAAAAAGAAATCTAATCAAAAAATCTGCTGCAAATTTTATCAGATTAAAGGAAAAATAACGTGCCAGACAATGTCCGCCCAAAAATGCACGCCAATGGCAGCAACCAGTCCGTCGCGGATGAAACGATCTCCTGCGGCTAATCCGACAATTCCGTTCAGCAGAAAAAGTTCCGCTAACGCGATCGGCGGAATGGAACTGATCGATCTGAAATGCATCATCATCATCAAACCGGGCAAGTGAGCGGCGCCAAAAGCGAGCGCGGCAATCACGTTCGCCAGCGTCAGTGACAAACTGCGCGCGTGCCAGCGCTTCAGAAAAATATTGAGTAAAAATGCCCACAGCGACAAAACAAATCCGCGGTACAAAATTTCTTCGCCGATGCCGGCAGTCGCCGAGGCGAAAATTGACATCGGGAACGGCGGATGTGGAAAGCCGTTCCACGAAGATGCGGAAGTGAAAATTTTATCGGCAAAAATCATCACCAACCCGACAGCGACGCCGATAATTAGCGGCAGCAAAACCAAATCGTTCCACCCGGCGCCCCTGCGATAAATGCCCGGCAGATTCATTTTTCGCGCCAGCCAGTAGCCGAGGATTCCCAGAACGCCGTACAAAATGATAATTATGCCGCCATTGGCAATGCCAAGCAGCCAAGCCGGCACATCTGGTAGCGCGTTTAGGTCAAGCTGGCCGGGAACATTTTCGTACAATTTTAACGCGAAGGTCAAAAAAGCGAGCAAAGCATTTGCTAAAATGAAAATAGCGAGAATTTTCAATTGCGAACGATGTTTTGACATCTTTATTCCTTGGCGGCAGTGTCATTAGAAAAATTTTTATGAAATAAAAAGAGAGTATTTTTCGTTAAGCAGGGAAAGAAAATGAATAGACAGGAGCAAGCTGCGATTAAATTGCTTGCTCCTGCATTTCAAAAATTAGTCGTTAATCACTTTGTTCAACGCGCTGATCGCTTCCTCGTAATCAGGATGCTGCGCGATTTCCGGAACGTACTGGACGTAACGAATGATGTCATTTTTATCAACGATAAAAATCGAACGTTGTTCCAAACGCAGCTCTTTTACGTGAGTTCCGTAGGCATTGCCAAAATTCATGTCGCGGTGATCCGAGAGCGTCTCCACGCGATCAATTCCGGCGGCGCCGCACCAGCGTTTTTGCGCAAACGGTAAATCCACGCTCACTGTCAAAACGACGACGTCACTGCCGAATTTGGCTGCTTCTTCGTTGAAGCGTCTGGTTTGGGCGTCGCAAATGCCTGTGTCCAGCGACGGCACCACGCTGATGAGTCGGATTTTTCCGGCGCTGCTGTTCAGCGTCACTTCTGTCAACTCATTAGACAAAATTTTGAAATTAGGCGCTTTGTCGCCAATTTTTAATTTCGGGCCGATTACTGTCAGAGGATTTCCCTGAAAAGTAACGTCGCCCTTTCTTTCGATTGTCATTTTTCTGTCTCCTTAAAATATAAGAAATTTGCAGATTTAATTCAATTAAAATTTAAAAAAATATTCTGAAATATTTGAAATTGCAAAATTTTTAAGCAAAAAGGTTAAATCTTTTTGCTTTTAGAAAATTTAGATGAGAGGCAAATACAAAGGATTCTTTAACTGCAATGCCGAATTTGACGACGTGCAAAAAAAAGGGAATGGCGTGAACCATTCCCCGTAAATTACGGTGAGAAAAAACAATTTGCTGTTTGACTATTTTTTCAATTCCGCCAGTCTTGCGTCCAAGTCTTTGGCAAATTTTTCGATGCCTTTAAGCAGCCAGTCCGGCGAAATGTGTGCTTCTTCGCACAATTCTTCCACGGAACCGCCGGTCCGCCAGCGATTGTCCCAATCGGAGGACATGGCGTATTCTTCAGCAACTTTGCTGAATAGCCAATCGCGCATATTGCGCCGCGCGCTATTGGTGATGACTGTGGAATTATGCCAATCTTCGTCTGACACGATCTGCTTTTGGTAGCTTTCCGGCTGCAATTTGAACAATTCGTAGCTCACCGCAGCCACTAACTTCACGTTCAAACCCAACTCGTCCAATTTCGGCAAAATTTTCACGACATTGGCTGTGGTGCTTGTTCCTTGAACAAAGATGGTTCCCATTTTGGGCTGGCCCGCTTTGTAGTCGCGAATGATGTACGCGCCTTTTGCCGCTTCAAAATGAGAGGCAATGCCCAATTTCTCCCGATCAGGAATTTCGATTGGCGGCCTTGTCAGATGCAATGCGATAATGGGTTTGTCCGTCGCCATTGCCGCGGCAATCATAGGCGCGACTTCATTGTGTTCCCAGGGGTAAAGATTAATGATTTGCCCTTCGGGAAAAAGCTGCGTCACGCCCGGCGCGAAAATGCCGAAATGAGTGCGTGAATCTTCCGCAGTTTCCGGTCCCGAGTGTCCCGCGATCCAGAGCGTTTTTCCGACGCGAAATTCCGAATCCTGCGCCAACTGGCTGAACAAACGCATGGGCCCATATTTCAAATAAACGAAAGAGCCGTACGTGGAGCACGTAGAATAAAATCCGTTGTATTCCTCGAACGGATTTTCAGCAAAATTAACTGTAGAGATACCCGCGGAAATTCCGGCGTTGGCGAATTCTGTAATTCCCTGTGGCAGCAGGCTGCCTTTCGGATTATGGTTGCGATCGTAAGGACCAAAGCCGGGGAAATCACGATAAGGTTTGGCAAACCCCGAGATGTTCGTCGAATCCGCCAGATCCGCAGACATGGCGATGAACATGGGTCTGCCGTAGCGCTTCGCGCATTCGGCATTAATCCAGGCGCCAAATTTCGCCAGACCGGCGCGGTTAGGAGCTTTTTCGCCGGGTTTGACAAAAATATCTTCCGGGAAATTCTTGTAATCAGTGAACACCGGGTCTTTGAACGGATTTTTAGCAAAATCGTAAAACAACTTTTTGCTTTCGGGAATGGACTCGCCTAAATTCACCAGCGTCTCTGCCACGTAATCCAGCAACTCGGGATCCTGATCGTACAATTGAAAAACGCGATTCAGGTTCTCTCTTGTTTGCGCCACGCGTTCTGCTTCTGTCGCCGGAGCTTCTGTTCCGAATCCTTCAAATTCGATGCCGTAACGTTCGGTGAAAATTTTTGTTGTCTCCCAGAAGCCCGGGCTGTCCATCGGTTTGTGCGGCGTGCCGTGGGATTTGTTGTCGTAAATTCCGTAGTCTCGGCCTTTGCGCGTTTTGAACCAACTCACGTTGGGGCGCTGATCCGGATTTTCGGAATAAGTCATTTCCAACAAAGTTTTAGTAACCGTTTCCCATTCCATGCCTTTCTCAGTGCCGAAAACGCGCCAGCCGTGAGCGCCGAACCAATCCTGCGGCGTGCCATACACAATGTCGCTGATTTTATGATTGTCAATGCCATAGTCATTCCAATCGATCAAAAAGTATAAATTATTCAATCCCAGGCCGTAAGCTGAATTTTGCGTTTCATGAATTGCCCCGGCAGTGGCGCCGCCTTCGCCTTCCACAGCAAAAACGCGAATGTCGTCAGCACCGGCTAATTTCAGCGCCATTGCCTCGCCGGCTGCGACCGGAGAACCGTGTCCTGAAGGGCCGGTGTTGAATTTCAGAAATAAAGTTTTGCCTGCCATTTCCGCGTGTCCGGGCAGACCGCCGTTGTGACGCAGCGTGAGCAGGTCTTCCCAGTAAAGCGCGCGTTCCGGCGCGCCGGCGATTTGATATATTTTATTGCCGGTTTGCTTGTATTTGCGACGCAGCGCTTCGTTCAAAACCGCGAATATCGCGTAAATCAAGGGAATCGTGTGCCCGGCAACGAGAATGAACCGGTCAGAAAAACGTTTTTCGGGGTGGCGAATGTCGTAACGCATGACGCCGCTCAACATGGTGGCAAGCATCATGTGCACTTTAGAGCGGGAACCGCCGGGATGACCGCTCTGGCGCAAATTAAGCATCATGTCGATGGATTGATCTACCATGTCTTTTAATTTTTCCCAGCGAGAAAAATTTTTTGCAAGCTCCTGAAATCTTTTGTCGATGGTCTGGGATTCCGATGCCATAAGCCCTCTCCATTTTTAAGGTTTTGGGTTTATTTTTTTATTATTTGATTTTTTTGAAATACAAAATTATCGTATTTGGAAATAGTAAACCACATAATAATATTATGAATTTTAACATTTTTTGAGGTAAAAGTCAAGCGATTTTTTTTAAAAAAATGAAGAGAGGAAAAGGTGTGGCCCACCTTTTAGGTGGACTACACCTTGGGACTTTCAATTTACCACCAAACTTGCTTTCCGTTTTCAATGGTAAAAATGCGTTCTTCTTTGTTCGATGCGTCCTCTGTCAACCAATATAGTCCTTGACTCGGTACCTGCGAAAATTCCAGCGGTTTTCCTTCGGCGATTTTTTCACCCACCGGTACCCATTCGTCTTTCCAGTAAAACAAGTGATATTTTTTCCCGGTTTTGAAAAACGCCTTTTCGATGCCGTCCGTGTCCGCGAGTTGTTTCCTTCGCGTCGTTGAAACCAATTTGATTTTTATTTTGTCATTCTCGTCAGCCACGAGTTGCCTGATTGCCCCGTCTTTTTCCAGAATCAGGGCATCGCCAGCCGGGATGAGTTTTCCGCCCACAAAATACATGGGCAGATAAGCGATGTTGCGCCCCATGTCCGTGAAAGTGACCTTCTCTCCTTCGATTTTGCCCCAGTGAATCGCTTTCCACTCGCCGTCGTTGAAAACGCAGAGATAGGCATAATTGACGCTGTCCGGCACTGGCTCCGTCAGGGTGACGGTCACGTCGGACACGTCCACGTAATCGCGGGTGACGTCGGCGTAAT
This genomic interval from Calditrichota bacterium contains the following:
- the tpx gene encoding thiol peroxidase, which produces MTIERKGDVTFQGNPLTVIGPKLKIGDKAPNFKILSNELTEVTLNSSAGKIRLISVVPSLDTGICDAQTRRFNEEAAKFGSDVVVLTVSVDLPFAQKRWCGAAGIDRVETLSDHRDMNFGNAYGTHVKELRLEQRSIFIVDKNDIIRYVQYVPEIAQHPDYEEAISALNKVIND
- a CDS encoding transketolase; translated protein: MASESQTIDKRFQELAKNFSRWEKLKDMVDQSIDMMLNLRQSGHPGGSRSKVHMMLATMLSGVMRYDIRHPEKRFSDRFILVAGHTIPLIYAIFAVLNEALRRKYKQTGNKIYQIAGAPERALYWEDLLTLRHNGGLPGHAEMAGKTLFLKFNTGPSGHGSPVAAGEAMALKLAGADDIRVFAVEGEGGATAGAIHETQNSAYGLGLNNLYFLIDWNDYGIDNHKISDIVYGTPQDWFGAHGWRVFGTEKGMEWETVTKTLLEMTYSENPDQRPNVSWFKTRKGRDYGIYDNKSHGTPHKPMDSPGFWETTKIFTERYGIEFEGFGTEAPATEAERVAQTRENLNRVFQLYDQDPELLDYVAETLVNLGESIPESKKLFYDFAKNPFKDPVFTDYKNFPEDIFVKPGEKAPNRAGLAKFGAWINAECAKRYGRPMFIAMSADLADSTNISGFAKPYRDFPGFGPYDRNHNPKGSLLPQGITEFANAGISAGISTVNFAENPFEEYNGFYSTCSTYGSFVYLKYGPMRLFSQLAQDSEFRVGKTLWIAGHSGPETAEDSRTHFGIFAPGVTQLFPEGQIINLYPWEHNEVAPMIAAAMATDKPIIALHLTRPPIEIPDREKLGIASHFEAAKGAYIIRDYKAGQPKMGTIFVQGTSTTANVVKILPKLDELGLNVKLVAAVSYELFKLQPESYQKQIVSDEDWHNSTVITNSARRNMRDWLFSKVAEEYAMSSDWDNRWRTGGSVEELCEEAHISPDWLLKGIEKFAKDLDARLAELKK
- a CDS encoding CPBP family intramembrane metalloprotease: MSKHRSQLKILAIFILANALLAFLTFALKLYENVPGQLDLNALPDVPAWLLGIANGGIIIILYGVLGILGYWLARKMNLPGIYRRGAGWNDLVLLPLIIGVAVGLVMIFADKIFTSASSWNGFPHPPFPMSIFASATAGIGEEILYRGFVLSLWAFLLNIFLKRWHARSLSLTLANVIAALAFGAAHLPGLMMMMHFRSISSIPPIALAELFLLNGIVGLAAGDRFIRDGLVAAIGVHFWADIVWHVIFPLI
- the acnA gene encoding aconitate hydratase AcnA produces the protein MATQKNTDVFQARSDLRTQDGNFSYFSLAKLEQDGIGAINRLPFSIKIILENLLRNCDEYVVTSDHVKALANWQPVSEARSEIPYKPARVIMQDFTGVPAVVDLAALRSAMARAGGDPQKINPIVPVDLVVDHSVQVDEYGHPKALLRNSEIEFKRNRERYEFLHWGQQAFKNFRVIPPSSGIIHQVNLEYLAKVVQIKQENGLVVAFPDTVIGTDSHTPMINGLGVVGWGVGGIEAEAVMLGQPIYMLIPDVVGFKLYGEPQPGVTATDITLTVVQKLREHGVVGKFVEYFGPGISKMAVADRAMISNMSPEYGATIGFFPVDEETLRYMRNTNRPQSLIRLVEAYSKEQGLFRTKNTPDPVYSVTLEMDLGEVEPCIAGPKRPQDRIPLAQAKQAFHEILQTPVDKRGFALPDSELNKKTTISMNSKEDELQHGSVVIAAITSCTNTSNPSVLIGAGLLAKKAVERGLSVQPHVKTSLAPGSRVATDYLNDAGLTPYLEKLGFYTVGYGCTTCIGNSGPLPEEVSQAIDKFDFVVAGVLSGNRNFEGRIHRQVKANYLASPMLVVAYALAGKMEIDLTTEALGKDENGNPVYLKDIWPTKEEIDELIDRAQNPDLFKKEYNGVEKSNEMWNSIPTTESALYNWNPESTYIQEPPFFLNFSPETEPIKPIENMKVLVKVADSVTTDHISPAGNIDPQSPAGKYLIEHGVEPKNFNSYGSRRGNDRVMTRGTFANIRLKNQLAPGTEGGWTTYLPSNEVMTIFEAAEKYKQTNTPLMVLAGKEYGTGSSRDWAAKGTILLGIRAVLAESFERIHRSNLVGMGVLPLQFKPGESYQSIGLTGSETMTVHIDDNLQAGQEVTIDFVGDHGAKKSISAICRLDTPVEVDYYRNGGILHTVLRNFLKA